In Conger conger chromosome 12, fConCon1.1, whole genome shotgun sequence, one DNA window encodes the following:
- the LOC133142474 gene encoding stomatin-like isoform X1 produces the protein MDATEESKMRAEKRRQHQADSPRYRQPQHDPALENLESDVGGIGWCLMGISMLLVIVTFPISIWMCIKIVKEYERAIIFRLGRILKGGAKGPGLFFIIPCTDSFINVDMRTITFDIPPQEVLTKDSVTVCVDGVVYYRVQNATLAVANITNADAATRLLAQTTLRNVLGTKNLAEILSDREEIAHSMQSSLDDATDDWGIKVERVEIKDVKLPLQLQRAMAAEAEASREARAKVIAAEGEMNASRALKEASMVIAESPSALQLRYLQTLNTIAAEKNSTIIFPLPIDMIQGFMKH, from the exons ATGGATGCCACCGAAGAAAGCAAGATGAGAGCGGAGAAGAGACGGCAGCACCAGGCTG ATTCACCCAGATATCGCCAACCGCAGCATGACCCAG CGCTGGAGAACCTGGAGAGTGATGTCGGTGGGATCGGGTGGTGCCTGATGGGGATCTCCATGCTCCTGGTGATCGTCACCTTTCCCATCTCCATCTGGATGTGCATCAAG attGTGAAGGAGTACGAGCGGGCTATCATCTTCCGGCTCGGACGAATCCTCAAGGGAGGCGCTAAGGGACCAG GTCTGTTCTTCATCATTCCCTGCACCGACAGCTTCATCAATGTGGACATGCGCACCATCACCTTCGACATCCCTCCACAGGAG GTGCTGACGAAGGACTCGGTGACCGTGTGTGTGGACGGGGTGGTGTACTACCGCGTGCAGAACGCCACGCTCGCGGTGGCTAACATCACCAACGCCGATGCTGCCACACGCCTGCTGGCCCAGACCACCCTGCGCAACGTGCTGGGGACCAAGAACCTGGCGGAGATCCTGTCTGACCGCGAGGAGATCGCCCACAGCATGCAG tcctCCTTGGACGATGCCACCGATGACTGGGGCATCAAGGTGGAGCGGGTGGAGATCAAGGACGTGAAGCTTCCTCTGCAGCTTCAGAGAGCGATGGCGGCCGAAGCAGAGGCTTCCCGCGAAGCTCGAGCTAAG GTGATCGCGGCGGAGGGGGAGATGAACGCCTCGCGGGCCCTGAAGGAGGCCTCCATGGTGATCGCTGAGTCGCCCTCCGCCCTCCAGCTGCGCTACCTGCAGACCCTCAACACCATCGCAGCCGAGAAGAACTCCACCATCATCTTCCCCCTGCCCATCGACATGATCCAGGGCTTCATGAAGCACTGA
- the LOC133142474 gene encoding stomatin-like isoform X2, which translates to MDATEESKMRAEKRRQHQAALENLESDVGGIGWCLMGISMLLVIVTFPISIWMCIKIVKEYERAIIFRLGRILKGGAKGPGLFFIIPCTDSFINVDMRTITFDIPPQEVLTKDSVTVCVDGVVYYRVQNATLAVANITNADAATRLLAQTTLRNVLGTKNLAEILSDREEIAHSMQSSLDDATDDWGIKVERVEIKDVKLPLQLQRAMAAEAEASREARAKVIAAEGEMNASRALKEASMVIAESPSALQLRYLQTLNTIAAEKNSTIIFPLPIDMIQGFMKH; encoded by the exons ATGGATGCCACCGAAGAAAGCAAGATGAGAGCGGAGAAGAGACGGCAGCACCAGGCTG CGCTGGAGAACCTGGAGAGTGATGTCGGTGGGATCGGGTGGTGCCTGATGGGGATCTCCATGCTCCTGGTGATCGTCACCTTTCCCATCTCCATCTGGATGTGCATCAAG attGTGAAGGAGTACGAGCGGGCTATCATCTTCCGGCTCGGACGAATCCTCAAGGGAGGCGCTAAGGGACCAG GTCTGTTCTTCATCATTCCCTGCACCGACAGCTTCATCAATGTGGACATGCGCACCATCACCTTCGACATCCCTCCACAGGAG GTGCTGACGAAGGACTCGGTGACCGTGTGTGTGGACGGGGTGGTGTACTACCGCGTGCAGAACGCCACGCTCGCGGTGGCTAACATCACCAACGCCGATGCTGCCACACGCCTGCTGGCCCAGACCACCCTGCGCAACGTGCTGGGGACCAAGAACCTGGCGGAGATCCTGTCTGACCGCGAGGAGATCGCCCACAGCATGCAG tcctCCTTGGACGATGCCACCGATGACTGGGGCATCAAGGTGGAGCGGGTGGAGATCAAGGACGTGAAGCTTCCTCTGCAGCTTCAGAGAGCGATGGCGGCCGAAGCAGAGGCTTCCCGCGAAGCTCGAGCTAAG GTGATCGCGGCGGAGGGGGAGATGAACGCCTCGCGGGCCCTGAAGGAGGCCTCCATGGTGATCGCTGAGTCGCCCTCCGCCCTCCAGCTGCGCTACCTGCAGACCCTCAACACCATCGCAGCCGAGAAGAACTCCACCATCATCTTCCCCCTGCCCATCGACATGATCCAGGGCTTCATGAAGCACTGA